Proteins found in one Fundidesulfovibrio terrae genomic segment:
- the ybeY gene encoding rRNA maturation RNase YbeY, whose product MSSSLWIEPGAALNPSLPLSKSELAPLVARLLDVLGLAGASVEVRMVDDAEIARLNLEFLGLPGPTNVLSFPAEDDERPDYLGEIALSVDTLTREAVLYGQDPAGHLVRLLAHGLLHLAGYDHGQVMEEMTDMAVESVA is encoded by the coding sequence ATGTCTTCTTCTCTCTGGATCGAGCCGGGCGCGGCGCTTAATCCCTCCCTGCCGCTCTCGAAAAGCGAGCTCGCGCCGCTCGTCGCCCGTCTTCTGGACGTCCTTGGCCTTGCCGGGGCGTCGGTCGAGGTCCGCATGGTGGACGACGCCGAGATCGCACGCCTGAACCTCGAATTCCTGGGCTTGCCCGGCCCCACCAACGTCTTGTCCTTTCCGGCCGAGGATGACGAGCGCCCGGACTACCTGGGCGAGATCGCCCTCTCCGTCGACACCCTTACGCGCGAAGCCGTGCTCTACGGCCAGGATCCCGCCGGGCATCTGGTTCGCCTGCTGGCCCACGGCCTCCTGCACCTGGCCGGATACGACCACGGTCAGGTGATGGAGGAGATGACTGACATGGCGGTAGAAAGCGTGGCGTAA
- a CDS encoding carboxymuconolactone decarboxylase family protein yields MLVDWQNLLQSAMKAFGELAKGNPKIMDGIKALDEAGAAHGALDAKTRELIAVAVASTTRCDTCIAVHVKAAVAAGATRQELLEALGVAVGLNAGAAFVYSSHALEAFDTLK; encoded by the coding sequence ATGCTTGTCGATTGGCAAAACCTGCTTCAGAGCGCCATGAAGGCGTTTGGTGAACTGGCCAAGGGCAACCCCAAGATCATGGATGGGATAAAGGCTCTGGACGAGGCCGGCGCCGCCCACGGCGCCCTGGACGCCAAGACCAGGGAGCTCATCGCCGTCGCCGTCGCCTCCACCACTCGTTGCGACACCTGCATCGCCGTGCACGTCAAGGCCGCCGTTGCCGCCGGAGCCACCCGCCAGGAACTGCTGGAAGCCCTGGGAGTGGCCGTCGGACTCAACGCTGGCGCGGCATTCGTCTATTCCTCGCACGCCCTGGAAGCCTTCGACACCTTGAAATAA